In Propionimicrobium sp. PCR01-08-3, one DNA window encodes the following:
- a CDS encoding bifunctional DNA primase/polymerase: MEALEVLAKAGRGWRLPHAALLLAENGVPVFPCVSGGKTPLIRDGRGFLDATTDPKRVRAWWRRSPWANIGIPTGAASGLVVVDVDMHGSANGMESFVRVGDAGLVEGWGVLVGTPTGGQHAYFPTIPGVEQRSWQVGSAGIDFRGDGGYIVAPPSVRLIDGIPIRYKVAVEHLGSASPVDSVRLRDFLDPRATVAAHPASGRDRDGADAERLAAWLGRQATDRNLKLFWASCRLAEGGVPVTDAVDALVTAAQSDFGEREITRTVYSAYRSVGA; the protein is encoded by the coding sequence TTGGAGGCGCTGGAAGTGCTCGCGAAGGCCGGTCGTGGCTGGCGGCTGCCTCATGCGGCGTTGCTGCTCGCTGAGAACGGGGTGCCGGTGTTCCCGTGCGTGTCGGGAGGGAAGACGCCGTTGATCCGGGACGGGCGGGGATTCCTCGACGCGACGACCGACCCCAAGCGGGTGCGGGCGTGGTGGCGGCGGAGTCCGTGGGCGAACATTGGCATCCCGACCGGCGCCGCCTCGGGCTTGGTCGTGGTGGATGTCGATATGCACGGCTCAGCGAACGGCATGGAGTCGTTCGTCCGCGTCGGCGACGCCGGCTTGGTCGAGGGGTGGGGTGTGTTGGTGGGCACCCCGACCGGCGGGCAGCACGCCTACTTCCCGACGATCCCGGGGGTTGAGCAGCGGTCCTGGCAGGTCGGCAGTGCGGGTATCGACTTCCGTGGTGACGGCGGCTACATCGTTGCGCCGCCCTCGGTGCGCTTGATCGATGGTATCCCGATCCGGTACAAGGTGGCGGTCGAACACCTCGGGTCGGCGTCGCCGGTGGACTCGGTGCGGCTGCGGGACTTTCTTGATCCGCGCGCCACTGTGGCGGCGCACCCGGCGTCTGGTCGGGATCGCGATGGCGCGGATGCGGAGCGGCTGGCGGCATGGCTGGGTCGGCAGGCGACGGACCGGAATCTGAAACTGTTCTGGGCATCGTGCCGTCTCGCCGAAGGCGGCGTTCCGGTCACCGATGCGGTGGATGCGTTGGTGACCGCCGCGCAGTCGGACTTCGGCGAGCGGGAAATCACTCGCACGGTCTACAGCGCCTATAGAAGCGTTGGTGCGTGA
- a CDS encoding DUF2637 domain-containing protein produces the protein MTGWRGRRWAVITSVVGTVFIAVGAFWLSFTALADLARRAGIGAGQAWAWPLIVDGVIVVSTVAVVALAGERAAWYPWTLLIGGAAVSVTANALHAIIAADADIPAGLAAAVAAVPPVVLLASTHLTVVLIRTTTQPAAGAASVRESVALEAAPTKPPPVASPTPELARLVPVEAQDRRVRAAELRESGWSNKKIARSLDVHPSTVGRWFAGAHQPDEPEQPRSEAILEGATP, from the coding sequence GTGACTGGGTGGCGTGGCCGTAGATGGGCGGTCATCACGTCGGTCGTCGGGACCGTGTTCATCGCGGTCGGCGCGTTCTGGTTGAGCTTCACGGCGTTGGCGGACCTCGCGCGGCGAGCTGGGATCGGTGCCGGGCAGGCGTGGGCGTGGCCGTTGATCGTCGATGGCGTGATCGTCGTCTCCACCGTCGCCGTGGTCGCGCTCGCGGGCGAGCGGGCGGCCTGGTATCCGTGGACGCTGCTGATCGGCGGGGCGGCGGTGTCGGTGACCGCGAACGCGCTGCACGCGATCATCGCCGCTGACGCCGACATACCCGCCGGGCTCGCGGCGGCAGTCGCGGCCGTCCCGCCCGTGGTGCTGCTGGCCTCGACCCATCTGACCGTCGTCCTCATCCGCACCACCACCCAGCCCGCTGCCGGGGCCGCCAGCGTTCGTGAATCGGTCGCGCTCGAAGCCGCGCCGACCAAACCGCCTCCCGTGGCATCGCCAACTCCTGAGCTGGCGCGGCTCGTTCCCGTCGAGGCGCAGGATCGTCGGGTGCGGGCTGCGGAACTGCGGGAGTCGGGGTGGTCGAACAAGAAGATCGCCAGGTCGCTCGATGTGCACCCCTCGACGGTGGGGCGCTGGTTCGCCGGCGCGCACCAACCTGATGAGCCCGAGCAGCCACGCTCTGAGGCCATCTTGGAGGGAGCGACACCATGA
- a CDS encoding ParB N-terminal domain-containing protein has product MSAATGHIELDRTVESIQVGRRHRQDLGDLDALAASIERDGLLQPITITPDGLLVCGVRRLAAIRQLGWRTVSVWVRSSISDRLGHLLAEQDDNQLHKTLSPLEAAGLYREIKELMTEDAARRDQATQFSSENQPRWNGGGNFPPPLTPPGKVREQAAAMIPGAPSYKTMDKIGYLQHLATDPDAPDPLRAEAQAGLVKIEAGGPVDPVYQRIRDIHQASDDAHLHDLAEQALARVDAETRKGKKKPKKPQPVAPVVPDARYAVRAFVLTWTELDSWWLHYDLDELAAQLTDEQAEAFYATAEGTRQFATDLHAARQQESKVPRLRAL; this is encoded by the coding sequence ATGAGCGCGGCGACGGGACACATCGAACTCGACCGGACCGTCGAGTCGATCCAGGTCGGCCGCCGGCACCGCCAAGACCTCGGTGACCTCGACGCCCTCGCCGCGTCGATCGAGCGCGATGGGCTGCTGCAACCCATCACCATCACCCCAGACGGGCTGCTGGTGTGCGGGGTGCGGCGACTGGCTGCGATCAGACAGCTCGGCTGGCGCACCGTCAGCGTATGGGTGCGATCGTCCATCTCGGACAGGTTGGGGCACCTGCTGGCCGAGCAGGACGACAACCAGCTCCACAAGACCCTCTCCCCGTTGGAAGCCGCCGGCCTCTACCGCGAAATCAAGGAACTCATGACCGAGGACGCCGCCCGCCGCGATCAGGCGACGCAGTTCTCGTCCGAGAATCAGCCCCGGTGGAACGGGGGTGGAAACTTTCCACCCCCGTTGACCCCGCCGGGCAAGGTCCGCGAGCAGGCCGCCGCGATGATCCCCGGCGCCCCGTCGTACAAGACGATGGACAAGATCGGTTACCTGCAACACCTCGCCACCGACCCCGACGCTCCTGACCCGTTGCGCGCTGAGGCGCAGGCGGGGTTGGTGAAGATCGAGGCCGGCGGGCCGGTCGATCCGGTGTATCAGCGCATCCGCGACATCCACCAAGCCAGCGACGACGCTCATCTGCACGACCTGGCCGAACAGGCTCTCGCCCGCGTGGACGCCGAGACGAGGAAGGGCAAGAAGAAGCCGAAGAAGCCTCAGCCTGTTGCGCCGGTGGTGCCGGACGCCCGGTATGCGGTGCGGGCGTTCGTGCTGACCTGGACCGAACTCGATTCGTGGTGGCTGCACTACGACCTGGACGAGCTCGCCGCCCAGCTCACCGACGAGCAAGCCGAAGCGTTCTACGCGACCGCCGAAGGCACCCGCCAGTTCGCCACCGACCTCCACGCAGCACGGCAACAAGAGTCAAAGGTTCCGCGCCTACGCGCCCTCTGA
- a CDS encoding M23 family metallopeptidase, with protein sequence MFKKFAVLALAALFFGPAMLLLAIGVLMNPAAIAACTTTGALSVGNVPDSLQVTTADGYTFTLNKRQLTHAATIITVGGRLDGVGRPGVKVALMAALTESTLRMLSNTSAYPESANYPNDGNGGDHDSLGLFQMRPAAGWGTVAELMDSNYQAAAFFGGPDGPNYPSPRGLLDIPGWERMDPGEAAQAVEVSAFPDRYRNYAPVADAILDTLTLTGGRGGPVIGVAESSRVVFPLPEGTWVKTDDFGPRIHPITGEPSVHTGLDLGAADGTPILAAADGTVTVAEYSGGYGGLIVIEHTIDGQTVATAYAHMWLGGIHVHVGDRVSAGQHIGDVGSSGMSTGAHLHFEVRPGGTNGEAIDPAGWLNAHGAANLPEAATGPAAGCQTGTAGAPTPLTGDPDQMVDDPTSGGQITARLAHLMAQTKAAFPDTGWGCYSPRPGTKSEHPLGRACDITFGNAIGHYPTPAQLEAGWQVTNWMKDNAELLGVEYLIWQGKIWSLARGDQGWRPYNGGGMHDPGNVTGGHFDHLHVTVKAGA encoded by the coding sequence GTGTTCAAGAAGTTCGCTGTCCTCGCGCTCGCCGCGCTGTTCTTCGGCCCCGCGATGCTGCTGTTGGCGATCGGGGTGCTGATGAACCCCGCCGCCATCGCCGCCTGCACCACCACCGGCGCACTCTCGGTCGGCAACGTCCCTGACAGCCTCCAGGTGACCACCGCGGACGGCTACACCTTCACCCTGAACAAGCGGCAGCTCACCCATGCCGCGACGATCATCACGGTCGGCGGCCGGCTCGACGGCGTGGGTCGGCCTGGGGTGAAGGTCGCGCTGATGGCGGCGCTCACTGAGTCCACGCTGCGGATGCTCAGCAACACCAGCGCCTACCCCGAGTCCGCGAACTATCCCAACGACGGCAACGGCGGCGACCACGACTCGCTCGGCCTGTTCCAGATGCGACCCGCCGCCGGGTGGGGCACCGTCGCAGAGTTGATGGACTCGAACTACCAAGCCGCCGCGTTCTTCGGCGGCCCGGACGGCCCCAACTATCCGAGCCCGCGCGGGCTGCTCGACATTCCCGGCTGGGAACGGATGGACCCCGGGGAGGCGGCCCAGGCGGTTGAGGTCAGTGCGTTCCCGGACAGGTATCGCAACTACGCGCCGGTCGCTGATGCGATCCTCGACACTCTCACCCTCACTGGCGGGCGGGGCGGCCCCGTCATCGGTGTGGCGGAGTCGTCGCGGGTGGTGTTCCCGCTGCCGGAGGGAACGTGGGTCAAGACCGACGACTTCGGGCCGCGTATCCACCCGATCACTGGTGAGCCCTCGGTTCATACCGGGCTCGACCTCGGCGCGGCCGATGGCACCCCGATCCTCGCCGCCGCAGACGGCACCGTAACTGTCGCGGAGTACAGCGGTGGCTATGGCGGCCTGATCGTCATCGAGCACACCATCGACGGCCAGACCGTCGCGACGGCCTACGCGCACATGTGGCTGGGCGGCATCCACGTTCACGTTGGCGATCGGGTGAGCGCCGGGCAGCACATCGGCGATGTCGGCTCCTCGGGCATGTCGACCGGCGCGCATCTGCACTTCGAGGTCCGTCCCGGCGGCACGAACGGCGAGGCGATTGACCCGGCCGGGTGGCTCAACGCGCACGGCGCCGCGAACCTCCCCGAAGCCGCCACCGGCCCCGCCGCAGGCTGCCAGACCGGCACGGCCGGCGCGCCGACCCCGTTGACGGGTGACCCGGATCAGATGGTGGACGACCCGACCAGTGGCGGGCAGATCACCGCGCGGCTCGCGCACCTCATGGCCCAGACCAAAGCGGCGTTCCCCGACACCGGGTGGGGCTGCTACTCGCCGAGGCCCGGCACGAAGTCCGAGCATCCGTTGGGGAGGGCGTGTGACATCACCTTCGGCAACGCCATCGGCCATTACCCGACCCCGGCGCAGTTGGAGGCCGGCTGGCAGGTGACGAACTGGATGAAGGACAACGCCGAACTGCTCGGCGTGGAGTATCTGATCTGGCAAGGCAAAATCTGGTCCCTCGCCCGCGGCGACCAAGGCTGGCGGCCCTACAACGGCGGCGGGATGCATGACCCCGGCAACGTCACGGGAGGCCACTTCGACCACCTGCACGTCACCGTGAAAGCGGGTGCGTAA
- a CDS encoding DUF6112 family protein, whose translation MDVFPDFDGLAGIGDLKQVVGALFMFVLIIAVLMLIVSAVCWAIAAAHGNYSAAAKGRVGVLVALGAAVLAGGGVAWMNWLIALGQRL comes from the coding sequence ATGGACGTGTTCCCGGACTTCGACGGACTGGCGGGGATCGGTGATCTGAAACAGGTCGTCGGCGCGCTGTTCATGTTCGTGCTCATCATCGCCGTACTCATGCTGATCGTCTCAGCGGTCTGCTGGGCGATCGCCGCCGCGCACGGTAACTACTCCGCCGCCGCCAAGGGCAGGGTGGGCGTGCTCGTCGCACTCGGGGCTGCGGTGCTCGCCGGCGGCGGAGTGGCGTGGATGAACTGGCTCATCGCTCTCGGCCAACGACTCTGA
- a CDS encoding DUF6112 family protein yields the protein MIDIDPNGTGLPGIEQLRTIVGAVMTVGLILAVLALIVSAVVWAYGANSSNPHLAGRGKIGVLVSCGAAIICGASVALINFFWGVGQAV from the coding sequence GTGATCGACATCGACCCCAATGGCACCGGCCTTCCCGGTATCGAACAGCTCCGCACCATCGTCGGTGCCGTGATGACGGTGGGCCTGATCCTGGCCGTCCTCGCCCTGATCGTCTCAGCGGTCGTGTGGGCCTACGGCGCGAACAGCTCCAATCCGCACTTGGCAGGTCGAGGCAAGATCGGCGTCCTCGTCTCCTGCGGTGCAGCGATCATCTGCGGCGCGAGCGTCGCGCTCATCAACTTCTTCTGGGGCGTCGGCCAAGCCGTCTGA
- a CDS encoding conjugal transfer protein TrbL: MGICDVPVISTVCDVAGEAAATLVSAPFDWLASAMAGAAGWLFEAVWSVFDTTTLVDVQRPGFVSVFNLVFGIAVFVMLLFFALQLITGMIRRDPTALTRAALGLGKSVLGSFVVITLTALLLEITDQLCVGIIQAAGETTETMGDKIAALVLALSGLSIAAPGVGAIIMIFLAGLAIASAAIVWLSLLIRKSLLLVAVALAPLAFSGSSWDAARGWVGKWAMFVIALILSKLVLVVIFLVAITQVAAPIDLDLDLASVSDPLSGIVLMALAGFAPYLMYRFLAFVGTDYYGQAGAEDDAKRALNRPIPVPSKPSGDGPKKVLDGQTNSGGGGGIGGGAGAPPKPTPTAGSGGGASAAGAGAGAGGSAGAGASAGAGAGAGAAAAGPAAAVVVGAQVVKGAATAGPKAGTMLAGEAETTAAGGGQASAPPPPSTPAPTAPPSPRPATPTPPKPTKE, translated from the coding sequence ATGGGCATTTGCGATGTCCCGGTGATTTCCACCGTCTGCGACGTGGCGGGCGAAGCCGCCGCCACGCTGGTGTCGGCCCCGTTCGACTGGCTCGCCAGCGCGATGGCCGGCGCGGCTGGGTGGCTGTTCGAGGCCGTCTGGTCGGTCTTCGACACCACCACGCTGGTGGACGTGCAGCGGCCCGGCTTCGTGTCGGTGTTCAACCTCGTGTTCGGCATCGCCGTGTTCGTGATGCTGCTGTTCTTCGCCTTGCAGCTCATCACCGGCATGATCCGCCGCGACCCCACCGCTCTCACCAGGGCGGCGCTCGGCCTCGGGAAGTCCGTGCTCGGCTCCTTCGTGGTCATCACCTTGACCGCGCTGCTGCTGGAAATCACCGACCAGCTCTGCGTCGGCATCATCCAAGCCGCCGGCGAAACCACCGAGACGATGGGCGACAAGATCGCCGCCCTCGTCCTGGCCCTGTCCGGCCTGTCCATCGCCGCACCCGGGGTTGGAGCGATCATCATGATCTTCCTCGCCGGCCTGGCGATTGCATCAGCGGCGATCGTGTGGCTGTCGTTGCTGATCCGCAAGTCGCTGCTGTTGGTCGCGGTCGCGCTCGCCCCATTGGCATTCTCTGGGTCGTCGTGGGACGCGGCACGCGGCTGGGTCGGCAAGTGGGCCATGTTCGTCATCGCCTTGATCTTGTCCAAGCTCGTGCTGGTCGTGATCTTCCTCGTCGCGATTACCCAGGTCGCCGCACCGATCGACCTCGACCTCGACCTGGCCTCCGTATCCGATCCGCTGTCCGGGATCGTGCTCATGGCCTTGGCGGGATTCGCCCCGTATCTGATGTATCGGTTCCTCGCGTTCGTCGGCACCGACTACTACGGCCAGGCCGGCGCTGAGGACGACGCCAAGCGGGCACTGAACCGGCCCATCCCCGTTCCCTCCAAGCCGTCCGGCGACGGACCGAAGAAGGTACTCGACGGCCAAACCAACAGCGGCGGCGGTGGCGGCATAGGGGGAGGTGCCGGTGCACCACCGAAGCCCACTCCGACCGCGGGAAGTGGCGGCGGCGCAAGTGCTGCCGGTGCAGGAGCTGGCGCGGGCGGAAGTGCCGGAGCTGGAGCCAGCGCGGGCGCCGGAGCCGGGGCGGGCGCTGCGGCTGCGGGTCCGGCGGCTGCGGTCGTGGTCGGTGCGCAGGTGGTGAAGGGTGCCGCTACGGCGGGGCCGAAGGCCGGGACGATGCTGGCGGGTGAGGCCGAGACGACCGCCGCCGGGGGCGGGCAGGCCAGCGCACCGCCACCGCCCTCGACACCTGCGCCGACCGCTCCACCGAGCCCGCGCCCGGCAACCCCGACCCCACCCAAGCCGACGAAGGAGTGA